The Changchengzhania lutea genomic sequence AAAAGCATTTTTCTTTCCCCATTTATTTGCCATTTTTGAAATAATAGGTATCACTATAAAGGCAGTAATTATTGCATTAATAGTATTAAACCAAGCTGGCCAAGTACCCGCCATTTCATAACTACCGCTATACATATAAAATACAATGATGAAAACGCCAAATGCCGCTACAAGCTGAAACCCATTAAAGACTAAAAACGTGGCGCCACAAAGCTTCATAAATGGCTTATTTTTAGAAACTTGCTTAATCCCAGCCAACAAGTCTTTCATGTTGGAAGCAAGTGTTTTGAAATTAATTTTTTTACGCCCCTCCATATGTGAAGAGTCAATACCTTTACAAAACAAAGCGGGTAGAATTCCAAAAATCACACACATGGCACCTACAATAAGGGCCATTGTTCGTACGCCTTCAGTTTGGGTATTAAATGTCTCTGTGTCTGGAATAATTACATACAACCAAGGCACAATCATCCAAGCAATTTGACCCATAGTATTAGAGTATGCCATTAAACGTGTACGTTCGTTATAATCTGATGTCATTTCATAACCTAAGCCTACAAGTGGTGTCGCGAACATGGTGTTACCAATAAGGAATAGAATTTGAACAACCATTACGTGCCAAATGATGTAGGTTTGAGAAGCATTATCGTCAATCTGCCACATCAAAAAGAAGAGTATACCACTTATAATGGCTCCTATAAAAATGTAAGGTCTTCTTCGTCCCCATCTTGAGGTTGTATTATCTGAAATAAAACCCATAATAGGATCGGTAATAGAATCAAATATTCTTGGCAACCCACCCAAAAGTCCTGCCCACAAAGGATCAACCCCCCAAGCAGTAAGTAAGAAGAATTGAATAAAAACACCTAGTGTTCCAGGTAAAATGTTCAATATAAAATGACCTGCACCAAAGGCCGCTTTTTGCCCAACCGGGACTTTATCTTTAGCTGCTGTTTTAATATTCGACATATCTTATTAGTTTAGTTTGTTATGTTTATTCTTAGGGACTATAATTGTTTGAATGGCCCTAGCATCTATTGAAAATTCTACATTTTTCTCTTGTATTGAAAGACTAATACTTTTTGGGGTCTCAGTTTCATTAAACAACACCATCGCTATGGAACCGTCTGGATTATGGGCGGCAGTTGCAAAAAGTTCATTATCTGAGCAATCTAATTTAATTACTTTGGCGCCTGGTCTTATATATTTACTAAAATGCGCCATGGTATAGTAAATAGGCGTAAAGTAAACTTCGTCTTTATCGGGATCCGCAATTATGGGTGCTACACACCAATTTTTAAACCAATTAGGCCCTCCTTGAGTATCTAAAACCATATTCCAATCAACCCAACCGTCTACCCAATTATTAAGACATCCTATAATGTCTCTGGCATAACGATATACTGGAACGTATTTTGGGTGCAAATGTTTTTGATCTTCAGGCGCCCAATCCCAGCCCCAATCTGTGGCCTCTTTACTCCAATACCAAGCATCATCTTTCCATTTTGGTATTTCAGAATCTACACAAGCTTCTGTTTGAATTAAATATTTGTTTGGCGCTTTATTATGCGCATATTGTAATTTTTCAGGATAAATCTCAAAGGTGCTATCATACCAATGCACAGCTGTGCCGTCAAAATATCTTGAAGACGCTTCATCTTTAAACATAGAATCTACCCAATCTACTAAATGTGCCCGGTTTTGATCGTATCCTAAGATTTTAACATTGCCTTTCCCATCTTCTTCAAGTTTGGGTCCCAAATAATTTTGTACAAAATCGGTCATTTCATCAGGAGAATAGTGCATACTTTCCCAATTATTGCCGTTGCCCATAGGTTCATTTTCAACGGTAAAACCCCATATGTCAATCCCTTCAGCTTTATAAGCATCAAGATATTTTGAAAAGAATAAAGCCCAAGTATCATAATACTCAAGGAGTAATTTACCACCCACCCAATGGTTGTTGTCTTTCATCCAAGGTGCAGCAGTCCAGGGTGAAGCAAATATTTTAAACCCATCTTCAGACACCGCCATAGCGTCTTTTATCATAGGAATAAGGTCATCTCTATCTTCTTCAATTGTAAAATGCTCTAAGTTTTTATCGCCTTCAACGGGTGTATATGAATAATTTGTTAATGAAAAATCACAAGAATTCATATGTGTTCTGGTGAGTGAATACCTTGCGCCTTCTGTTGAAAAATAAGCTTTCAAGATTTTATCACGATTTGCTTTGCTTAATTTGTTTAGCAAATAGGCTGATGATTCCGTAAACGCTCCTCCAAAGCCTGTAATGGTTTGAAATGTTTCTTCTGGAATTAACTCAATACTTACTTTATTATCTGAAGTTTGAAACTCGTTAACTTTAGTAAGTTTATTTCCATTTGCTGAAGTCTCAAAAATGGAAACCTCCAATTGTTTTTGATTACAACTTAGCATAATCCCGATTAATAAAGTGTACAAATGATGTGCTTTCATACTTCAAAAAAATTATAATTTTACTTGATCTATATTCATTTTAAAAAATCCTCATTATTACATTCGTTTCGTTAAGCTTTAATAACACTAACTTGTTTACTCCTTTAATGGTGCACCACACCGTAATGAGCCGGTGGCACTAGCACATCTTTCATAAGCGCGTCTTTATCGCCACTATATGTTTTTGTAATAGGTTTTCCGTCCCGAGTTAAGCCATTAAAAACACCTTTATCTACCAAATCCCAAATGGCATATTTTGCTTCTCCTTTGAGGGTGATTAGACCAAAATGATTTTCAGAACCCAATTGATTAGCCGCATCTTTCCATTGTTCATCAAAAGCTTCAAAATAAAAACAAGAGATTTTTTCTTTATTTGTCCACTCTCTCATAAGCTTATAGTACTGTCCAGATTTATACTCATCTGCTGCCTTGGATCCATTAGAACCATAATGTCCGTTAGAAACTGTCGCCCAACCTGTTTCACCAATATGAACCGGTTTATTTACACCTAAGCTTTTCATATAATTAGATACAGAATCGTATTGTTTTTTAACAAACTCTTTTGATCTAAGCATTGCCGATTCGATTTTTTCTGAATCGGACCATTCATATTCATTTTCTGGTACGATCCAAAACGCTGGATTATAATGCGAGTTATGCATCGGGTAGGAATGCATAGAAATATAATCTACCGCTTTAATCAGATTTTCTAATTCGGGTGTGCGATAGCTTAGATCTCCACCTCCCCAAGATGAAAAATCATCAGAACTGGTAATCCATAAATCTTTCGAGAGCTCTCCAGATTTTTTTAAATCCTGTAAATGATTCACCCACTTAAGAATCACATTTGGGCGCACAAAATAACTGGTTGCCCAACGCACCATGGCTTCATTACCAACTGCAATTACTTTAACAATATCTGGATATGCCTTTGCCAATGCAACTGCTCTGTCTATTTCACCTGCATTTTGTTCACTTTCCACTTCATGATTTGGTTCTAAACCTGTCCATGCATTTTGACAATCTATCCAGGCGCCGAGCATGACATACATTTCGAAAGATGGATCTTCTTTTTTTAATGCGGATATAGCCTTTAATAAATTTGGAGCATGCTGTAATTGTACGTTATAAGTTCTTAAAATTTTAATGCCCATCGCAGATAAAATTTTCATGTCCTCCTTTAATTGTGGAATGGTAGGTTGACTGTCTCTTGATATCTGCCTGTATCCTCCATAAGAAATGGCTAAGTAATCTGGATTACCTAATATTTCTGCTGCTGTAATATGTTTTTCTTTAATCACGTGTTTTTCTTCTTTTTTTGGCTTGTTTTGACAACCAATCATAAAAATTAAAATTGGTAGTATTAATAGTTTTTTTAGATTGGTTCTCATGTTATTGTTATTTAAATTTAATACTTAAGTCCATACCCGAATTCGTATAAGGGTGTTATTGATTTATCCCAAAAATTTGGACCATATTTTCCTTTAAAATCTTCTTCATGTTTTGGCCATGAATGTGGCAATTTCCCTTTAAAATTATAGTCTCCAAACAACACTTCCGCTAAACCGTCGCCTTCCGATCCTGGTAACCATGCTGCTACAAAAGCATCAGATTTTTTA encodes the following:
- a CDS encoding glycoside hydrolase family 30 protein, with amino-acid sequence MKAHHLYTLLIGIMLSCNQKQLEVSIFETSANGNKLTKVNEFQTSDNKVSIELIPEETFQTITGFGGAFTESSAYLLNKLSKANRDKILKAYFSTEGARYSLTRTHMNSCDFSLTNYSYTPVEGDKNLEHFTIEEDRDDLIPMIKDAMAVSEDGFKIFASPWTAAPWMKDNNHWVGGKLLLEYYDTWALFFSKYLDAYKAEGIDIWGFTVENEPMGNGNNWESMHYSPDEMTDFVQNYLGPKLEEDGKGNVKILGYDQNRAHLVDWVDSMFKDEASSRYFDGTAVHWYDSTFEIYPEKLQYAHNKAPNKYLIQTEACVDSEIPKWKDDAWYWSKEATDWGWDWAPEDQKHLHPKYVPVYRYARDIIGCLNNWVDGWVDWNMVLDTQGGPNWFKNWCVAPIIADPDKDEVYFTPIYYTMAHFSKYIRPGAKVIKLDCSDNELFATAAHNPDGSIAMVLFNETETPKSISLSIQEKNVEFSIDARAIQTIIVPKNKHNKLN
- a CDS encoding glycosyl hydrolase family 17 protein, with protein sequence MRTNLKKLLILPILIFMIGCQNKPKKEEKHVIKEKHITAAEILGNPDYLAISYGGYRQISRDSQPTIPQLKEDMKILSAMGIKILRTYNVQLQHAPNLLKAISALKKEDPSFEMYVMLGAWIDCQNAWTGLEPNHEVESEQNAGEIDRAVALAKAYPDIVKVIAVGNEAMVRWATSYFVRPNVILKWVNHLQDLKKSGELSKDLWITSSDDFSSWGGGDLSYRTPELENLIKAVDYISMHSYPMHNSHYNPAFWIVPENEYEWSDSEKIESAMLRSKEFVKKQYDSVSNYMKSLGVNKPVHIGETGWATVSNGHYGSNGSKAADEYKSGQYYKLMREWTNKEKISCFYFEAFDEQWKDAANQLGSENHFGLITLKGEAKYAIWDLVDKGVFNGLTRDGKPITKTYSGDKDALMKDVLVPPAHYGVVHH
- a CDS encoding MFS transporter, which gives rise to MSNIKTAAKDKVPVGQKAAFGAGHFILNILPGTLGVFIQFFLLTAWGVDPLWAGLLGGLPRIFDSITDPIMGFISDNTTSRWGRRRPYIFIGAIISGILFFLMWQIDDNASQTYIIWHVMVVQILFLIGNTMFATPLVGLGYEMTSDYNERTRLMAYSNTMGQIAWMIVPWLYVIIPDTETFNTQTEGVRTMALIVGAMCVIFGILPALFCKGIDSSHMEGRKKINFKTLASNMKDLLAGIKQVSKNKPFMKLCGATFLVFNGFQLVAAFGVFIIVFYMYSGSYEMAGTWPAWFNTINAIITAFIVIPIISKMANKWGKKNAFIISTFLSIVGYLGKWWGFDKELNSKFNDTAIGEGLTSGLGSLFEYLNPILDNIGMSWFTIDPGNDIPWLIFLPIPLFAFGMGGLFTLMMSMTADVCDLDELENGMPRKEGTFGAIYWLMVKIGQSIALVLGGLILKIVGFDPNTTEQTLETMNNLRIADILVPSLTAALAIWVMWKYSLDETRAREIKEELLERRGEL